Proteins from one Cyclopterus lumpus isolate fCycLum1 chromosome 11, fCycLum1.pri, whole genome shotgun sequence genomic window:
- the pkib gene encoding cAMP-dependent protein kinase inhibitor beta, whose protein sequence is MTEVEPVLDFASSGRSGRRNALPDILGSPAGVNPGDLPLKLAEMSLTDGPGGAQSPAAEGPPAPPESSEGKEGS, encoded by the exons ATGACGGAAGTAGAGCCAGTGTTGGACTTTGCCTCCTCGGGGCGCTCGGGGAGGAGAAATGCCCTACCTGACATCCTGGGCTCACCGGCAGGCGTGAACCCTGGCGACCTGCCTCTTAAGCTGGCTGAAATGTCCCTCACAG ATGGTCCGGGAGGGGCCCAGTCACCCGCGGCGGAGGGGCCTCCTGCGCCGCCGGAGAGCTCGGAGGGGAAAGAGGGATCGTAG